One Verrucomicrobiota bacterium genomic window, AAATATTCATGACGTCCAAGTTGTGCCCTTGCGGCAGATTCCGGACGAGCGGGGTAAAATCATGCACATGCTGCGCGCTGATGCCCCCCACTTCCGGCAATTTGGTGAAATCTACTTTTCCACCGTCTATCCCGGAGTTATCAAAGGCTGGCACATCCACAAAGTGATGACCCTGAATTACGCCGTGGTGTCGGGGCTGATCAAAATGGTGTTGTATGATGATCGCCCGGAATCGCCCACGCGCGGCGGATTGATGGAGCTTTTCGTCGGCGAAGGGAATTATTCTCTGGTGGTTGTGCCACCGCTGGTTTGGAATGGCTTCAAGGGTATTGGTGATCAGATGGCGATCGTGGCTAACTGCGCTACCCATGCGCACCAGCCAGACGAAATCATGCGGTTGGATCCTTTCAGCCCAACAATTCCTTACCAATGGGAATTGCGCCATGGTTAAACCGGGGCCGATCCTCATTCTCGGCGGGGGTGGATTTTTAGGGGCCAGGCTCGCCGAGGCGCTCTGTGAACCGCATGAGGTGTGGGTGACCTACCGGAGAGCCTCCGCCGCCCGACAGGCTTGGCTGGACAAATCCGGCGGCAAAATCCGGGGCTTTTGTTTTGATTCGGAGCGGCAACGTGATTTGCCGGTCGGCAACCCTTTCGCAGCCATCATCAACTTGGCAATGCCCGGCGCCGCGGAGACCCAATCCGACCCCGTCCGCAGTCTGGATAACGCTTTGCGCGGAGTCAATGCCTGCCTGGACTTGCTGGGGAATGGCGGAGCCGAGCGGTTGATCCATTTCTCCACCTTCCATGTTTACGGGGCCGATGGCCGTTCCCAAATAACCGAGGGCGATCCTCCTGCGCCACGGCATCCGTACGGGCGGAATCATTTGGCCTGCGAGGAGTGCCTGCAAACCAGCCCCCACGCCTCGCGTGTTTGCATCGTCCGCCCAACCAATATTGTGGCGGCTCCTGCGCATGATGATCTTGGCCCACAAGCC contains:
- a CDS encoding NAD(P)-dependent oxidoreductase — protein: MVKPGPILILGGGGFLGARLAEALCEPHEVWVTYRRASAARQAWLDKSGGKIRGFCFDSERQRDLPVGNPFAAIINLAMPGAAETQSDPVRSLDNALRGVNACLDLLGNGGAERLIHFSTFHVYGADGRSQITEGDPPAPRHPYGRNHLACEECLQTSPHASRVCIVRPTNIVAAPAHDDLGPQAGLMALDLCRQAAQQNRIKLQNDGQSYRDFLAVGDCLTAVKILLGADQSLMGGRLLNLASGTAIRLADVVAMIQKQSEMVLGHRPAAEFGHGTDAFRHPFRVAVTALASLGWRPKLDLEREIRAILEFFYHTA
- a CDS encoding dTDP-4-dehydrorhamnose 3,5-epimerase family protein, with translation MANQNIHDVQVVPLRQIPDERGKIMHMLRADAPHFRQFGEIYFSTVYPGVIKGWHIHKVMTLNYAVVSGLIKMVLYDDRPESPTRGGLMELFVGEGNYSLVVVPPLVWNGFKGIGDQMAIVANCATHAHQPDEIMRLDPFSPTIPYQWELRHG